One stretch of Tenrec ecaudatus isolate mTenEca1 chromosome 18, mTenEca1.hap1, whole genome shotgun sequence DNA includes these proteins:
- the LOC142431623 gene encoding LOW QUALITY PROTEIN: cell adhesion molecule CEACAM6-like (The sequence of the model RefSeq protein was modified relative to this genomic sequence to represent the inferred CDS: inserted 1 base in 1 codon): protein MGLTAVALRKVCISWKGALLTVSLLLSWGLPTTAQLTLESVPRAAAEGQGVLLRNPSRAEAVVYMWYKGFIVIQNNHIGTFAVSYGTVTEGPAHTGRETIYPNGSLLLQNATLADTGTYSLQIMKTDRVPEPLTGQILVFRKLPKPSSKSSSSHPIEDQGSVTLLCEPETQNTTAQWLIHNQSLPDNSRLELSMGNRTLTGHTVARNESGLRECRTRNPVSSSHSDPSFLQVLYGPDTPTISPSAEHYSPGDSINLTCQAGSNPSAQYSWFISETYRQSTQQLHIPNITVGDSGSYVCHVHNPDTAHNRATVKTITVSESLTKPSIQASNTTVSEYTGPVVFTCLTQHNGIXISWFHEGDRLRLTERMKLSQDNSSLTVNPVRMEDAGKYQCEVSNPGSANRSDSLILTVEANCHADEKEQALLHLPLGLGLLYLLPKLLLLSTQGSASLLFMLPVPHCLLDMEFPTPMG, encoded by the exons atggggctAACTGCTGTCGCCCTTCGTAAAGTGTGCATCTCCTGGAAGGGAGCACTGCTTACAG TCTCACTGTTACTCTCATGGGGCCTGCCCACCACAGCACAACTCACCCTGGAATCCGTGCCCCGCGCTGCTGCCGAAGGACAGGGTGTTCTCCTCCGCAATCCTTCAAGAGCAGAGGCTGTAGTCTACATGTGGTATAAAGGGTTCATTGTAATACAGAACAATCACATTGGAACATTTGCAGTATCCTATGGAACAGTTACTGAGGGGCCAGCCCACACTGGTCGAGAGACCATATACCCCAATGGGTCCCTGCTGTTGCAGAATGCCACCCTggcagacacaggaacctactcACTACAAATAATGAAGACAGACAGAGTGCCTGAGCCACTGACTGGACAAATCCTTGTATTCC GGAAGTTACCCAAACCCTCCAGCAAGAGCAGCAGCTCCCACCCGATAGAGGACCAGGGCTCTGTAACATTATTGTGTGAACCTGAGACTCAGAACACAACCGCCCAGTGGCTGATACACAATCAGAGTCTCCCGGACAATTCCAGGCTGGAGCTGTCCATGGGCAACAGGACTCTCACTGGACACACTGTCGCAAGGAATGAATCAGGACTTCGTGAATGTAGAACCAGGAACCCAGTGAGTTCCAGCCATAGTGACCCATCCTTCCTGCAGGTTCTCT ATGGCCCAGACACCCCCACCATCTCCCCCTCAGCTGAGCATTACTCTCCAGGGGACAGCATCAACCTCACCTGTCAAGCAGGTTCGAACCCGTCTGCACAGTATTCTTGGTTTATCAGTGAAACCTACAGGCAATCCACACAGCAGCTCCATATCCCCAACATCACCGTAGGTGACAGTGGGAGCTATGTCTGCCATGTCCATAACCCTGACACTGCCCACAATAGAGCCACAGTCAAGACTATCACAGTGTCTG aGTCCTTGACCAAGCCCTCCATCCAGGCCAGCAACACCACAGTCTCAGAATATACAGGGCCGGTGGTCTTCACCTGCCTCACCCAGCACAACGGAA CCATCTCCTGGTTCCATGAGGGTGATAGGCTGCGGCTCACGGAGAGGATGAAGCTGTCCCAGGACAACAGCTCCCTCACCGTAAACCCTGTCAGGATGGAGGATGCTGGGAAGTATCAGTGTGAGGTCTCCAACCCAGGCAGTGCCAACAGAAGTGACTCCCTCATCCTGACTGTGGAAG CTAACTGCCATGCTGACGAGAAAGAACAGGCTCTTCTTCACCTGCCTCTGGGTCTGGGCCTCCTCTACCTCCTTCCTAAACTCCTGCTGCTCAGCACTCAGGGCTCTGCTTCCCTGCTCTTCATGCTCCCAGTACCCCACTGCCTCTTGGACATGGAGTTCCCCACTCCCATGGGATGA